A portion of the Candidatus Omnitrophota bacterium genome contains these proteins:
- a CDS encoding prepilin-type N-terminal cleavage/methylation domain-containing protein: MRKNTSITNKKGFSLIELCIALGVLVILTSSITPVFIKRIQIKAGEKTALEMSTIEQAALAYYVTNNAWPASIVALQTAGYLNPSWSAINPWQNAYTISTTNSAFTVSTTVPQEWTSLVARDLPTSSIAGLVVGSTVPAPGSENNTLSIGSIIIWSGTVASIPTGWQLCDGTNGTPDLRDKFVVGARQDSGGTAMTTVSGGLTKTGGEAKHTMTIAEMPPHSHSYRWWAYWYFSGSSELAAKGSFDDNRQTSTVGGGQPFNVLPPYYALCFIMKIS; encoded by the coding sequence ATGAGAAAAAATACATCTATCACCAATAAAAAGGGTTTTTCCTTAATTGAACTCTGCATTGCGCTTGGGGTTCTGGTAATTTTGACCTCATCCATTACGCCTGTTTTTATAAAGAGAATCCAGATTAAGGCTGGGGAAAAGACTGCTCTTGAGATGTCCACAATAGAGCAGGCAGCATTAGCCTATTACGTAACTAATAACGCCTGGCCCGCAAGCATCGTGGCATTACAAACTGCAGGATACTTAAATCCTTCCTGGAGCGCAATTAATCCCTGGCAGAATGCTTATACCATTTCAACGACTAACAGCGCTTTTACAGTCTCAACCACTGTGCCGCAGGAGTGGACAAGCCTTGTGGCAAGGGATCTGCCTACCAGTTCCATAGCCGGTCTTGTTGTCGGCAGCACCGTGCCTGCGCCCGGAAGCGAAAACAATACTCTTTCTATAGGTTCAATTATTATCTGGTCCGGTACAGTCGCTTCCATACCAACAGGCTGGCAGCTTTGCGACGGCACTAATGGCACGCCTGATTTAAGAGATAAGTTTGTGGTGGGGGCACGGCAGGATTCAGGCGGTACAGCCATGACTACTGTATCAGGGGGCCTTACCAAGACAGGTGGAGAGGCAAAGCATACTATGACCATTGCTGAAATGCCACCGCATTCACATAGTTATCGCTGGTGGGCCTATTGGTATTTTTCAGGCAGCTCTGAATTGGCCGCGAAAGGCAGTTTTGATGACAACCGTCAAACTAGCACTGTGGGGGGTGGGCAGCCCTTTAACGTGCTGCCGCCTTATTATGCGCTCTGCTTCATAATGAAAATCTCTTAA
- a CDS encoding prepilin-type N-terminal cleavage/methylation domain-containing protein, translated as MDNNVLTKRRGFSLAELSLVLMLAGVFVAAAFYSAAKIRQIAQAERVIAELDSIALASTRYYSEHGAWPAALADLRPSYLAQQSSDVNPFGNAYAISSNTSSVSISTLLPKGLITSKSYGSEIVVVNQGNNDLVSVSKAPESRTWKLKYEKKYIYHQ; from the coding sequence ATGGACAATAACGTTCTAACTAAAAGGAGGGGTTTTAGTCTAGCAGAGCTTAGCCTTGTGCTTATGCTGGCAGGGGTATTTGTTGCCGCAGCGTTTTATTCTGCGGCAAAAATACGCCAGATTGCTCAAGCCGAAAGGGTAATCGCAGAGCTCGATTCCATCGCTCTGGCAAGTACCAGGTATTACAGCGAGCATGGGGCGTGGCCGGCGGCTTTAGCCGACCTGCGCCCCAGCTACCTGGCGCAGCAGTCAAGCGATGTTAATCCTTTTGGCAATGCTTATGCGATTAGCTCTAATACATCCAGCGTTTCAATATCCACACTCCTGCCAAAAGGTCTGATTACTTCTAAAAGTTATGGCAGCGAGATTGTAGTTGTAAACCAAGGTAATAACGATCTGGTAAGTGTCAGCAAGGCGCCGGAATCAAGAACATGGAAATTAAAATATGAGAAAAAATACATCTATCACCAATAA
- a CDS encoding type II secretion system protein yields the protein MRLRSKKSGFTLIELVLVISIIALLIMAVGLTSGIRENAKVHSASESVKSLRTAAESYIAAGSMTYTGITVAGLQTSGFLPAAFSATGSNPWGGNYVIAPNTDANKVDISLTGVSASAASRLSALFSNSAAATGYASETWTITF from the coding sequence ATGAGGTTAAGGAGCAAGAAAAGCGGTTTTACGCTGATTGAACTGGTCCTGGTCATAAGCATTATCGCGCTTTTGATCATGGCTGTGGGTTTAACCAGCGGCATCAGGGAGAACGCCAAGGTGCACTCGGCTTCTGAATCGGTCAAGTCGTTAAGGACCGCTGCGGAAAGTTACATTGCAGCAGGTTCCATGACTTATACCGGTATCACCGTAGCAGGACTGCAGACGTCAGGATTCTTGCCTGCGGCATTCAGTGCAACAGGCTCAAATCCCTGGGGCGGTAACTACGTCATAGCCCCGAACACAGACGCCAATAAGGTGGATATTTCACTTACCGGCGTAAGCGCTTCTGCGGCGTCGCGCCTGAGCGCCTTGTTTTCGAACAGCGCGGCAGCAACAGGCTATGCATCTGAAACATGGACAATAACGTTCTAA